The sequence below is a genomic window from Nocardia fluminea.
CATCGTTGGGCCATTTCAATTCCGGTGCGACGCCTGCGGCACCGCGCAGCGCGTCGACGACGGCGATGCCGGTGAGCAACGGCAGCCAGCCGAGGGCCTCGGGGGCGATGCCGGGCAGGCGCACCAGGATCGACAGCGAGATCTGCGCCCGGGGCGGACTCACCCAGGCGCGGGCATGCCTACCGCGACCGCTCACCTGTTCCTCGGCGAGCAGCGCCTGGCGGTCGGCGGACGGGTCGGCGGCGCGGGCGACCAGATCGGCATTGGTCGACCCGGTCGATTCGACTACATCGATCCGGTCGTAGAACGACAGTCCCTGCGAGCTGCGCAGACGCGGTACATCGATGGGTGGCCTGTTCATTCCCGGCACGTTACTGGAGTTGTCTGTGAACGATCATGACCATACCTAGCTGCGGTTTCTCTACTGACCGGTAAGCGAGACTGCCGTAGTGCGTGACCGTGTCACTCGTTACACTCGCAACCCATGACGAGTGTCCAGCAGCAGCCCGCATCGGAATCGGCGGGCGCCCCCGATATCCACACCACCGCCGGGAAGCTGGCTGATCTGCGGAATCGGCTGGAAGAAGCGCAACACCCGATGGGTGAGGCCGCGGTCGACAAGGTGCACGCCAAGGGCAAGATGACCGCGCGCGAGCGCATCCTCGCACTGGTCGACGAAGGCTCCTTCGTCGAACTCGATGCCCTCGCCAAGCACCGCAGCGTGAATTTCGGCCTGGAGCACAACCGCCCGCTCGGCGACGGCGTCGTCACCGGCTACGGCACCATCGACGGCCGCGACGTGTGCATCTTCTCCCAGGACGTCACCGTGTTCGGTGGCTCCCTCGGTGAGGTCTACGGCGAGAAGATCGTCAAGGTGATGGACCTGGCGATCAAGACCGGCCGTCCGCTGGTCGGTATCAACGAGGGCGCGGGCGCGCGCATCCAGGAGGGCGTCGTCTCCCTCGGGCTCTACGGCGAGATCTTCCACCGCAACGTGCAGGCCTCCGGCGTGATCCCGCAGATCTCGCTGATCATGGGCGCCGCTGCCGGTGGTCACGTGTACTCCCCCGCGCTCACCGACTTCGTGGTGATGGTCGATCAGACCTCGCAGATGTTCGTCACCGGTCCCGACGTGATCAAGACCGTCACCGGTGAAGAGGTCTCGATGGAGGACCTCGGTGGCGCGCACACCCACATGGTCAAGTCCGGTGTCGCGCACTACGTGGCCTCCGGCGAGCAGGACGCCCTCGACTACGTCAAGGACCTGCTGAGCTACCTGCCGAGCAACAACCGCGCCGAGGCCCCGCGCCACGCGCCGACCGACCCGATCAACGGTGCGATCGAGGATGCCCTCACCGACGAGGACATCGAGCTCGACACGATCATCCCGGACTCGCCGAACCAGCCCTACGACATGCACGAGGTCATCCGCCGTCTGCTCGACGACGACGAGTTCCTCGAGGTCCAGGCCGAGCGCGCGATGAACATCATCTGCGGCTTCGGCCGGGTGGACGGGCGCAGCGTCGGCATCGTGGCCAACCAGCCGACCCAGTTCGCCGGCTGCCTCGACATCGACGCCTCGGAGAAGGCCGCGCGCTTCGTGCGCACCTGCGACGCCTTCAACATCCCGATCATCACGCTGGTCGACGTGCCAGGCTTCCTGCCCGGCACCGGCCAGGAATACAACGGCATCATCCGCCGTGGCGCGAAGCTGCTCTACGCCTACGGTGAGGCCACTGTGGGCAAGATCACGATCATCACTCGCAAGGCCTACGGCGGCGCCTACGACGTCATGGGTTCCAAGCACATGGGCGCCGATGTGAACCTGGCGTGGCCCACCGCCCAGATCGCCGTGATGGGTGCCTCGGGCGCCGTCGGTTTCGTCTACCGCAAGCAGCTGCTCGAAGCCGCCAAGAACGGCGAGGACGTCGACGCGCTGCGCCTCGAGCTGCAGAACGAGTACGAGGACACTCTCGTCAACCCGTATGTCGCCGCCGAGCGCGGCTACGTCGACGCGGTCATCCCGCCCTCGCACACCCGTGGCCAGATCGTGTCGGCGCTGCGGCTCCTCGAGCGCAAAATGGTGACCATGCCGCCGAAGAAACACGGCAACATTCCGCTCTGAAAACGCGATAACCCGGATAGGCCGCGCACACTGGTTGTGGAATACGACTATTGATCGGCGCGGCTACACCGGGAATGATCGCGTCAACCGCGCTGTGAAGCGAAGTAAGTGCAGGAAGGATCTGGCACTGTGACAACTGTGGCAGAAGAAGACGTGCTGACAGTCGCCGAGCTCGAGCTCGTCGTCGAACCACTCGTCGACGAGGTCGAACTGCCGGCGGGCACGGCGGCGCAAGCCCCCGTCGACGCCGCGGGCGAACCGCTGTTCCGCATTCTCAAGGGTTCGCCCACCGATCAGGACATCGCGGCTCTGGTCGCCGTCCTGAGCGCGGCGGCGTCCGACGCGCCTGTCGGCGGCCCGACCGGACCGGCCGACGCATGGGGCACATCGACGATGATGCATCGGGGCACGAACCCGTTCTCGCCGTACGTGTACCCGATGCTGTCGCACCTGCGCTGAGGTGACCGACGCCGGTACCACGGGCGCGGCGGTGACCAGACTCGTTCTGGCGTCCGCATCGCCTGCCCGGCTCGGGATCCTGCGCACCGCGGGCATCGATCCCGTGGTACGGGTCTCGGGCGTGGACGAGGACGCCGTGTCGGCGGCGTTGCCCGCCGGCACCTCCTCACACGATGTCGTCGTCGCCCTGGCTCGCGCCAAGGCGGCCGACGTCGCCGCCTCGATTCCCGAACTCGCCACCGACTGTGTCGTCGTCGGCTGCGATTCGATGCTGCTCGTCGACGGGCAGCTACAGGGCAAACCGCACACCCCCGAGGTGGCGCGTGAGCGCTGGGCCACGATGGCTGGCCGCAGCGCGGACCTGATCACCGGGCACTGTGTGCTGCGGCTGCGCGACGGTGAGATCGTCGCGGAGTCGGCCGAATGCAGCAGTACCACGGTGCATTTCGCGAAGCCGACGCCGGACGAGCTCGATACCTACATCGCCTCCGGCGAGCCGCTGAAGGTCGCGGGCGCGTTCACCTTGGACGGGTTGGGCGGCTGGTTCGTCGACCGGATCGAGGGCGATCCGTCCAGCGTGATCGGGATCGGATTACCGCTGTTGCGCCGACTGCTCGAAGACGTCGGTGTCGGTGTCACGCAGCTGTGGCGGGACCCGCGGGACTGACGGCGCGTTCACGTGCTGATCCCCGTGCTCCGTGGCCGGAACGCGGTCGGGCGCGTTCATCGTCAGGTCGAGCCGGGCCGTACACAGCTCGGGTTCGACGAAGGGGTGCAGCTGCACGTCCACCCGGCCGCGCGCGCCGTTGCGTTCGAGCACCTCCCGCATGAGGCCCATGTGCACACCGCACACCACCTCGGCGTGCGAGCGGGCCAGTTCTCGCAGTGGGCAGGCCGTCAGGTTGATCTGGACGTGCTCCGGCGTCTCACCCGCGGGTTCCTTCTCGGGTGCGAATCCGAGCTCCGACATCAGTGACATGGTGATGTCCCTGGCATCGGCGAGGGTCTCCACCGGCTGAGTGCCGACGTCCATCCGGGCACCCCACGCGCGCCCGGCGGCCACGGCGGCGGCGGATCGGGAGACCGGGTCGGGACCGAGATGGTCGGCCAGTACCTGCGCGAGTTCCTGATATCCCACCGATCGCTGCACCGCGCGATAGCCGATGCGCGGGCGGCCGCGGCCGCGCGGCGGCTGCTGGAACTGACGAACCAGCGATTCGCGGGTGAGGACATCGAGGTGGAATCGGACGGTGGTGACGTGCTGTCCGGTGATGCGGGCCAGTTCCTGGGCATCGAGGGGCTCGGTGGCGCCACGTAGGATCGCGAGCAGTCGCCGTCGCGGCCAAGAATCGGACATAGCTCACCCCTCCTCTCCAGAGACTTTATCGGACATCCGTGCGCTTTATTCGCCCATTGTGTCGATTCGTGATGTGCCACCACACACTTACCATCGGCTACGACCACCCAGTGGTCGCACCCACCCAACTCGCGTGAAGGACCACACCGTGCCCGTCGCCCCGGATCCGCACCCCGCCTTCGGTTCCTACGCAGTCCCGCATCGATTGGTAACCACAGAATGGCTGTCCGCAAACATCGGCGTGCGTGGTTTACGAATCATCGAGTCCAACGATGACATCCTGCTCTACGACATCGGCCATGTCCCGGGCGCGGTCAAGATCGACTGGCGTGGCGACCTCAGCGACCCGGTGACCCGCGATTATGTCGACGGCAAGCGCTTCACCGAGCTGATGCGCGCCAAGGGTATCGAGCGCGACGACACCATTGTGATCTACGGCGACCGCGGCAATGCCCAGGCCGCGCACACCGCCTGGATCTTCACCCTGTTCGGCCACGAGGACGTGCGCCTGCTCGACGGCGGCCGCGACGCCTGGATCTCCGAGGAACGCGACACCACGTTCGACCAGCCCTACCCCACCCCCAGCGACTACCCCGAGGTCGAACGCGACGACTCGACCGCCCGCGCGTTCCGCGAGGACGTGCTCGCCCGGCTCGGCAAACCCCTGGTCGACGTGCGTTCGGCGCAGGAGTACTCGGGCGAACTCGAGGACAAGCCGCTCAACCAGGAGTACGCGGCCCTGCGCGGCGGACACGTGCCGACCGCGGTGAACATCCCGTGGACCGCGGCCGCCACGATCGACGGCCGTTTCCGCTCGCGCGCCGACCTGGACGAGGTCTACGGCGCGCTGCCTGCCGACGACCTGGTCGTGTACAGCCGGATGGGTGAACGTTCCAGCCACACCTGGTTCGTCCTCACATTCCTGCTCGGCCGCAGGTCGGTGCGCAATTACGACGGTTCGTGGATCGAATGGGGCAACTCGGTACGCGTACCGATCGTCACAGGTACCGAACCAGGTGTCGCGAATCAGATCATTTGAAACATGTTCACATCACTGGACGCCGCGTAGTGTGACCTGCGACCTACTCGACAGTAGGGCTAGCCGAGTTCGAGCAGGGTTGGCACACTGCCTACACTCGCCCGAGACGAAAGTTGTCGATACCGGGCACGGGGCCTAACCGGCGACCCGTTCCCCGACGCGACCAAAGATTGCACACAGGAGGCTCAGTGCCCAGCCATGCCAGCGCACGGATCACAAAGGTACTCGTAGCTAACCGCGGCGAGATCGCGGTTCGCGTGATCCGGGCTGCCAAGGACGCGGGAATCACCAGCGTCGCGGTGTATGCCGAGCCCGATGCCGACGCTCCCTTCGTGAAGCTCGCCGACGAGGCGTTCGCCCTCGGCGGCCAGACCTCCGCCGAGTCGTACCTCGTGTTCGACAAGATCCTCGACGCCGCGGCCAAGTCCGGCGCCGACGCGATCCACCCCGGTTACGGTTTCCTCTCCGAGAACGCCGACTTCGCCCAGGCCGTCATCGACGCCGGGCTGATCTGGATCGGCCCGTCGCCGCAGTCCATCCGCGACCTGGGTGACAAGGTCACCGCGCGCCACATCGCCGAGAAGGCGAAGGCGCCGATGGCCGCCGGTACCAAGGACCCGGTCAAGAACGCCGACGAGGTCGTCGCGTTCGCCAAGGAATACGGCGTCCCCGTGGCCATCAAGGCCGCTTTCGGTGGCGGTGGCCGCGGCATGAAGGTCGCCCACACCATCGAGGAGATCCCCGAGCTGTTCGAGTCGGCGACCCGTGAGGCCATCGCCGCCTTCGGTCGCGGCGAGTGCTTCGTCGAGCAGTACCTCGACAAGGCCCGCCACGTCGAAGCCCAGGTCATCGCCGACCAGCACGGCAACGTGGTCGTCGCCGGTACCCGTGACTGCTCGCTGCAGCGCCGGTTCCAGAAGCTCGTCGAGGAAGCGCCCGCGCCGTTCCTGTCCGACAAGGTCCGCGCCGCCATCCACGAGTCGGCCAAGCGCATCTGCCGCGAGGCGGGCTACTACGGTGCGGGCACCGTGGAGTACCTGGTGCAGGGCGACACTGTGTCGTTCCTCGAGGTGAACACCCGCCTGCAGGTGGAGCACCCGGTCACCGAGGAGACCGCGGGCATCGACCTGGTGCGTCAGCAGTTCGCGATCGCCAACGGCGAGGAACTGTCCATCAAGGAAGACCCCACTCCGCGTGGCCACGCGTTCGAGTTCCGGATCAACGGTGAGGACGCCGGTCGCGGCTTCCTGCCCGCTCCCGGCCCGGTCAACGTCTACCGCGAGCCCACCGGCCCCGGTGTGCGCGTCGACTCCGGCGTGGTCCAGGGCAGCGTTATCGGCGGTCAGTTCGACTCGATGCTGGCCAAGCTGATCGTCACCGGCGAGAACCGTGAGCAGGCGCTGCAGCGTGCCCGCCGCGCGCTGGCCGAGTTCGAGGTCGAGGGCCTGGCGACGGTGATCCCGTTCCACCGCGCGGTCATCGAGGATCCGGCCTTCATCGGTGACGGCGAGAAGTTCGACGTCTACACCAAGTGGATCGAGAACGAGTGGAACAACACCGTCGAGCCGTACACCGCCGGTGGCGCGGCCGACGATGACGACGACGATCTGCCCCGGCAGAAGGTTGTCGTCGAGGTCGGTGGACGTCGCGTCGAGGTGTCGCTGCCCGGTCAGTTCACCCTCGGTGGCGGTGCGGCCGGTTCGGCGGGCAACGGCGTGGTGCGCAAGAAGCCGAAGGCGCGCAAGCGTGGCGGTGCCGGCGGCGGTGCCGCCTCGGGTGACGCGGTGACCGCGCCGATGCAGGGCACCGTCGTGAAGGTCGCGGTCGAAGAGGGCCAGACCGTCGAGGTGGGCGACCTGATCGTGGTGCTCGAGGCCATGAAGATGGAGAACCCGGTCAACGCGCACAAGGCCGGTGTCGTCACCGGGCTCGCCGTCGCGGCGGGTGCGGCGATCACACAGGGCACCGTCCTGGCGGAGATCAAGTAATTAAAAGCCGCTGACTGTCCACAACGGGCGCTGGTCCTCGCGGATCGGCGCCCGTTGTCGTCGGCCGGGCGCCTCCGCCGATCCGGAGGCGACGAGGGTTCCCGATCCAGCGGCGTGGAGACGGATCGGTGAACAGGCGAGGAAGTTCCCGCGTCTCCCCCGGCCGGCCGGTCGGCTTCTGTCGTATCGTGGGTCAGGTGACCAGCACCGCGCACACCGATCTGGACCCGCTCTCGACGCCGGGTTCGGCAACGGTGGCCGAGGTCATCGAGGCTCGCCGGGAAACCGGTACACGCGCCGACGGCAATCGCCTCGCGCTGGTGATCGAGGGCGGCGGCAGTCGCGGGGTGTACTCGAGCGGCATGGTGCAGGCGCTGGAGGAGCTGGGTCTGGCGAAGGTCTTCGACGCCGTCTACGGCACGTCGGCCGGGGCGATCAACGGCGCCTGGTTGCTGTGCGGGCGCGCGGCGACGGGGATGCGATCGTGGACCGACCCGGCGATCATGCGTCGCGTGGTCGACCCGGTTCGCATCTTCCGCGGTCGCCCCGTCTTCGATCTGCACTATCTCGTACATCGCGTGTACGACGGCATCGAGCCCATGGACTTCCCGGCGATCCTGGCCAACCCCACCACCTTCCACCCCATCGCGACCGATATCTGCACCGGGCAGTCGGTGGACCTCGGGCCCTACATCACCGACAAACAGTCCCTCATGACGGCGCTGCGGGCCTCCGCGGGCCTTCCGCTGCTGGCGGGACCACCGGTGGCCCTCGCGGGCGGCAGCTACTTCGACGGCGGCCTCACCGAAACCGTCCCGATCCGCACCGCCGTGGCCGCGGGCATCACCCACGCCCTGGTCCTGCGCACGCGCCGGACCGATGAAGTCCGCCCGCCCGCGCCCCTGCTGCATCGGGTGGTCGGCGGCGGTTACATGCGTGCGATCGCGCCCGGTGCGTTCCGGGCGTGGAGCAAGCGGCCCGGGCAGCAGGCGATGGAGGACAGCTACCTCGGCGCCCTGGGCGATCACGTCCTGCAAGTCCACCCGCCCGCCGGTTCCCCGGCCGTCGAGAGCGCGGCCCGCGACACCGATCTGCTCACCCGCGCTCTCGACATCGGTCGCACGGCGGTGCACTCGCTGCTGGGCGGCGGCGCCCTCCGCACTGCCTGACCTCGGCACGACACCGCGGTTCGTGTGCGGGGCCGAGATCACAGCCATCCGGGTAGCGTGTGCCGGTCTCGGCCGGCACCCGAACTAGGCTGCTCGCGTGGAACCGATCGAGATCAACGCAGGGTCCTGGTATCTGCGCGCGCTGCGCGCCGACGAGCGCATCGACGACCGGCCCGCGCTGGCCGACGGCGGCATCACCGATCCCGGCTACGTGGCCGGCCGATCGGCGCAATGGGCGGACGAGTCGCACTTCTCCTGGGCGGTCTGCGTTCCGACGACAGCCGAGATGGTCGCCGAGATCGGCGTGACGCCGGGCCCCGAAGACACCGCGACGGTCACCGGGTGGGCCCGTCCCGGTGAGGACGAGGCGCTGGCCGCCGGTCTCGCCTCGGTGCACCGATTCGTAGCAGGCGCACTCGGATTGACGCCGGTGCCCGCCTGATCATCATCTGAGCAAGGGCCGACGGCGATCGTGCCGCCGACCCGGCCTCGGATCCTCCGAGCTACCGACGTTCTCGCGTGAGCACCGCGTCGAGTGCGTCGACGGCCCGGCGCAGCTCGTCCTCGGTCACCGTCAGCGGCGGACGGAAGCGGATGCCGCGCTCGCCCGTGCCCAGCAGCAAGACGTGCTCACGTTCGCGCAGTTCCGTCACCACCCGATCACGCAGCTCCGGCGTCGCCAGTGTCACCGCGCACATCAGCCCACGTCCACGTGCCTCGCCGACCATGTCCGGGTGCGCCGCGGCGAGTTCGCCGAGCCGGTCGAGCAGGAACGCGCCGAGCGGCAGCACGCCCTCGATCAGCCGATCCTGTTCTAGCACTTCGAGAATGCGACGGGTACGCACCATGTCGGTGAGGTTGCCGCCCCAGGTGGAGTTGAGCCGGGAGCTCACCCGGAAGACATTGTCGGCCACCTCGTCAACCCGCCCGCCTGCCATGATCCCGCAGATCTGAGTCTTCTTGCCGAAGGCCACCACATCTGGCACGACGCCCAATTGCTGGAAGGCCCAGGTGGTTCCGGTCATGCCGACGCCGGTCTGCACCTCGTCGAGGACGAACAGCGCGTCGTGCGCGTGGCACAGCCGCTGCATGGCGGCGAGGAATTCCGGCCGCAGGTGCCGGTCGCCGCCTTCGCCCTGGATCGGTTCGGCGATGAAGCAGGCGATGTCGTGCGGATTGTCGGCGAAGGCCCGTTCGGCCTGGGCCAGCGCCCGCGCTTCGAGGGCGGCGATATCGGGCCCGGCGAAGGTGTGTGGCGTATCGATTCGCGGCCAATCGAATTTCGGGAATCGCGCTGTCTTGACCGGGTCGGTATTGGTGAGCGAGAGCGTATAACCGCTGCGCCCGTGGAAGGCGCCGGTCAGGTGCAGCACCTTGGTGCCGAGTTC
It includes:
- a CDS encoding acyl-CoA carboxylase subunit beta; translated protein: MTSVQQQPASESAGAPDIHTTAGKLADLRNRLEEAQHPMGEAAVDKVHAKGKMTARERILALVDEGSFVELDALAKHRSVNFGLEHNRPLGDGVVTGYGTIDGRDVCIFSQDVTVFGGSLGEVYGEKIVKVMDLAIKTGRPLVGINEGAGARIQEGVVSLGLYGEIFHRNVQASGVIPQISLIMGAAAGGHVYSPALTDFVVMVDQTSQMFVTGPDVIKTVTGEEVSMEDLGGAHTHMVKSGVAHYVASGEQDALDYVKDLLSYLPSNNRAEAPRHAPTDPINGAIEDALTDEDIELDTIIPDSPNQPYDMHEVIRRLLDDDEFLEVQAERAMNIICGFGRVDGRSVGIVANQPTQFAGCLDIDASEKAARFVRTCDAFNIPIITLVDVPGFLPGTGQEYNGIIRRGAKLLYAYGEATVGKITIITRKAYGGAYDVMGSKHMGADVNLAWPTAQIAVMGASGAVGFVYRKQLLEAAKNGEDVDALRLELQNEYEDTLVNPYVAAERGYVDAVIPPSHTRGQIVSALRLLERKMVTMPPKKHGNIPL
- a CDS encoding acyl-CoA carboxylase epsilon subunit: MTTVAEEDVLTVAELELVVEPLVDEVELPAGTAAQAPVDAAGEPLFRILKGSPTDQDIAALVAVLSAAASDAPVGGPTGPADAWGTSTMMHRGTNPFSPYVYPMLSHLR
- a CDS encoding nucleoside triphosphate pyrophosphatase: MTRLVLASASPARLGILRTAGIDPVVRVSGVDEDAVSAALPAGTSSHDVVVALARAKAADVAASIPELATDCVVVGCDSMLLVDGQLQGKPHTPEVARERWATMAGRSADLITGHCVLRLRDGEIVAESAECSSTTVHFAKPTPDELDTYIASGEPLKVAGAFTLDGLGGWFVDRIEGDPSSVIGIGLPLLRRLLEDVGVGVTQLWRDPRD
- a CDS encoding helix-turn-helix transcriptional regulator, which translates into the protein MSDSWPRRRLLAILRGATEPLDAQELARITGQHVTTVRFHLDVLTRESLVRQFQQPPRGRGRPRIGYRAVQRSVGYQELAQVLADHLGPDPVSRSAAAVAAGRAWGARMDVGTQPVETLADARDITMSLMSELGFAPEKEPAGETPEHVQINLTACPLRELARSHAEVVCGVHMGLMREVLERNGARGRVDVQLHPFVEPELCTARLDLTMNAPDRVPATEHGDQHVNAPSVPRVPPQLRDTDTDVFEQSAQQR
- a CDS encoding sulfurtransferase; translated protein: MPVAPDPHPAFGSYAVPHRLVTTEWLSANIGVRGLRIIESNDDILLYDIGHVPGAVKIDWRGDLSDPVTRDYVDGKRFTELMRAKGIERDDTIVIYGDRGNAQAAHTAWIFTLFGHEDVRLLDGGRDAWISEERDTTFDQPYPTPSDYPEVERDDSTARAFREDVLARLGKPLVDVRSAQEYSGELEDKPLNQEYAALRGGHVPTAVNIPWTAAATIDGRFRSRADLDEVYGALPADDLVVYSRMGERSSHTWFVLTFLLGRRSVRNYDGSWIEWGNSVRVPIVTGTEPGVANQII
- a CDS encoding acetyl/propionyl/methylcrotonyl-CoA carboxylase subunit alpha, producing MPSHASARITKVLVANRGEIAVRVIRAAKDAGITSVAVYAEPDADAPFVKLADEAFALGGQTSAESYLVFDKILDAAAKSGADAIHPGYGFLSENADFAQAVIDAGLIWIGPSPQSIRDLGDKVTARHIAEKAKAPMAAGTKDPVKNADEVVAFAKEYGVPVAIKAAFGGGGRGMKVAHTIEEIPELFESATREAIAAFGRGECFVEQYLDKARHVEAQVIADQHGNVVVAGTRDCSLQRRFQKLVEEAPAPFLSDKVRAAIHESAKRICREAGYYGAGTVEYLVQGDTVSFLEVNTRLQVEHPVTEETAGIDLVRQQFAIANGEELSIKEDPTPRGHAFEFRINGEDAGRGFLPAPGPVNVYREPTGPGVRVDSGVVQGSVIGGQFDSMLAKLIVTGENREQALQRARRALAEFEVEGLATVIPFHRAVIEDPAFIGDGEKFDVYTKWIENEWNNTVEPYTAGGAADDDDDDLPRQKVVVEVGGRRVEVSLPGQFTLGGGAAGSAGNGVVRKKPKARKRGGAGGGAASGDAVTAPMQGTVVKVAVEEGQTVEVGDLIVVLEAMKMENPVNAHKAGVVTGLAVAAGAAITQGTVLAEIK
- a CDS encoding patatin-like phospholipase family protein, with translation MTSTAHTDLDPLSTPGSATVAEVIEARRETGTRADGNRLALVIEGGGSRGVYSSGMVQALEELGLAKVFDAVYGTSAGAINGAWLLCGRAATGMRSWTDPAIMRRVVDPVRIFRGRPVFDLHYLVHRVYDGIEPMDFPAILANPTTFHPIATDICTGQSVDLGPYITDKQSLMTALRASAGLPLLAGPPVALAGGSYFDGGLTETVPIRTAVAAGITHALVLRTRRTDEVRPPAPLLHRVVGGGYMRAIAPGAFRAWSKRPGQQAMEDSYLGALGDHVLQVHPPAGSPAVESAARDTDLLTRALDIGRTAVHSLLGGGALRTA
- the lat gene encoding L-lysine 6-transaminase, yielding MTIELERPGAAVIPADRVHEILSSHILADGFELVLDLHQSHGRTLVDERDGTGYLDMFGFFASNALGMNHPALAGDESFLAELATAALNKPSNSDIYTVEMARFVETFARVLGDPRLPHLFFVDGGALAVENALKVAFDWKSRHNESHGRAPELGTKVLHLTGAFHGRSGYTLSLTNTDPVKTARFPKFDWPRIDTPHTFAGPDIAALEARALAQAERAFADNPHDIACFIAEPIQGEGGDRHLRPEFLAAMQRLCHAHDALFVLDEVQTGVGMTGTTWAFQQLGVVPDVVAFGKKTQICGIMAGGRVDEVADNVFRVSSRLNSTWGGNLTDMVRTRRILEVLEQDRLIEGVLPLGAFLLDRLGELAAAHPDMVGEARGRGLMCAVTLATPELRDRVVTELREREHVLLLGTGERGIRFRPPLTVTEDELRRAVDALDAVLTRERR